The proteins below are encoded in one region of Xenopus laevis strain J_2021 chromosome 8L, Xenopus_laevis_v10.1, whole genome shotgun sequence:
- the LOC121397287 gene encoding cilia- and flagella-associated protein 251-like codes for MQLRSSSLNHSSGAVVVAEWLRRWTGNSIGVSPRSHSQKPIRIGDLSIDLLEVLHKRHPGKNHTPINHIFAIAFKAANGEEMYKEERLKLRLREDSRVIKDESSEADYEGREGEEKEEEEEAAPGEVQQALEENEKEGAEEGGPAEDQAPAVEEKMEEQSPAVEEQAGMKRKRNEEEDPAAENKEERVDGEEAPPEVERLTLRKRPRKDYRGFSIPPEDSSDSSAASDATLLLACLLWLFVHICVFVCVYVCL; via the exons ATGCAGCTTCGGTCAAGCAGTCTAAATCACAGCTCCGGCGCAGTAgtcgtggccgagtggttaaggcgatggactggAAATTCCATTGGTGTCTCCCCGCGCAG TCACAGCCAGAAACCTATACGAATCGGTGACCTATCAATTGACCTGCTGGAAGTTTTACATAAAAGACATCCAGGCAAAAACCACACGCCAATAAACCACATCTTTGCCATCGCTTTCAAAGCTGCTAACGGAGAAGAGATGTACAAAGAAGAGCGCCTTAAACTGAGACTCAGAGAAGATTCCAGAGTCATCAAGGATGAAAGCTCGGAGGCAGACTATGA GGGAAgagaaggagaagagaaagaagaggaggaagaagcagcTCCAGGAGAAGTACAGCAAGCTCTTGAAGAGAATGAGAAAGAGGGAGCAGAAGAAGGAGGTCCTGCAGAAGATCAAgcccctgcagtggaggagaagatggaggagcaatctcctgcagtggaagaacaggcaggaatgaagaggaaaagaaatgaagaggaaGATCCAGCAGCGGAGAATAAAGAAGAGCGAGTAGATGGAGAAGAAGCTCCTCCGGAGGTAGAAAGGCTGACCCTCCGAAAACGGCCAAGGAAGGACTACAGAGGATTTAG cattccaccagAAGACTCTTCAGACAGTTCTGCTGCCAGCGACGCAACCCTGCTCCTTGCATGCCTTCTGTGGCTGTTTGTacatatttgtgtgtttgtgtgtgtctatgtgtgtctgtga